A window from Heteronotia binoei isolate CCM8104 ecotype False Entrance Well chromosome 15, APGP_CSIRO_Hbin_v1, whole genome shotgun sequence encodes these proteins:
- the LOC132583299 gene encoding olfactory receptor 5V1-like, with protein sequence MGNSTTVTEFILMGLSDLPAVRFSLFAAFLLIYLITLVGNGTILLAIEVESHLHNPMYFFLTNLSLVDIFCPTATVPKMLENLLSENNVISFVGCILQLFFLVALAGTEGILLAVMGYDRYVAICNPLRYTVIMSKKLCLQMVAGTWITGFLNSLLHTVMTFSLPYCKSNRVNQYYCDIPPVLALSCASTYLAEMVVFVVGGIFGVGSFLVTLVSYAYIIPTILRIRSAEGKRKAFSTCASHLMVVSLFYGTTIFTYIRPSSSHHPDQDRLVSMLYGVITPMLNPLIYSLRNKEVKGALKRVTGVLNPLHCGTSFFQSPFLSFKAIHNLGLLKRRP encoded by the coding sequence ATGGGGAACAGCACAACAGTGACAGAATTCATCTTGATGGGACTCTCCGATCTCCCAGCTGTCCGCTTCTCCCTGTTTGCTGCCTTTTTGCTCATTTACTTGATCACCCTTGTGGGAAATGGTACCATCCTCCTTGCCATAGAAGTTGAGTCTCACTTGCACAACCCCATGTATTTCTTCCTAACCAACCTCTCCTTGGTGGACATCTTCTGTCCCACAGCCACGGTGCCTAAGATGCTGGAGAACCTCCTGTCGGAGAACAATGTTATTTCCTTTGTCGGCTGCATTCTGCAACTCTTCTTCCTAGTAGCCTTGGCAGGGACTGAAGGCATACTCTTGGCTGTCATGGGATATGATCGCTATGTGGCGATCTGTAACCCATTGCGATATACAGTCATCATGAGCAAGAAGCTCTGTCTTCAGATGGTTGCAGGCACCTGGATCACTGGGTTCCTCAACTCCTTGCTCCATACCGTGATGACCTTCAGCCTACCTTATTGCAAATCCAATAGAGTTAATCAGTATTATTGTGACATCCCACCCGTCCTTGCTCTCTCCTGTGCTTCGACCTACTTGGCTGAGATGGTTGTTTTTGTGGTTGGGGGAATTTTTGGAGTGGGGTCTTTCCTGGTCACATTGGTCTCCTATGCCTACATCATCCCTACCATCCTTAGGATTCGTTCTGCTGAGGGGAAGCGCAAAGCCTTCTCAACCTGCGCCTCTCACCTCATGGTGGTGAGCCTCTTCTATGGGACCACCATCTTCACTTACATACGTCCTTCTTCCAGCCACCATCCTGACCAGGATAGGCTGGTGAGCATGTTGTATGGGGTAATTACTCCCATGTTGAACCCCTTGATCTACAGCCTTAGGAACAAAGAAGTGAAGGGGGCCTTGAAAAGGGTCACAGGGGTTTTGAATCCTTTGCATTGTGGGACCAGTTTCTTTCAGAGCCCATTTTTAAGCTTTAAAGCCATACATAACCTGGGCTTGTTGAAGAGAAGGCCTTGA
- the LOC132583297 gene encoding olfactory receptor 5V1-like: MENSTTVTEFILMGLSDLPAVRFSLFAAFLLIYLITLVGNGTILLAIGVDSHLHNPMYFFLTNLSLLDIFCPTATVPKMLENLLSENNVISFVGCILQLYFLVALAGTEVFLLAVMAYDRYVAICNPLRYTVIMSKKLCLQMVAGTWITGFLNSLLHTVLTFILPYCKSNRVNQYYCDIPPVLALSCASTYLAEMVVLVVGGIFGVGSFLVTLVSYVYIISTILRIRSAEGKRKAFSTCASHLMVVSLFYGTTIFTYIRPSSSHHPDQDRLVSMLYGVITPMLNPLIYSLRNKEVKGALKRVTGVLNPLHCGTSFFQSPVFTFKAIHNLGLLKRRP, encoded by the coding sequence ATGGAGAACAGCACAACAGTGACAGAATTCATCTTGATGGGACTCTCCGATCTCCCAGCTGTCCGCTTCTCTCTGTTTGCTGCCTTTTTGCTCATTTACTTGATCACCCTTGTGGGAAATGGTACCATCCTCCTTGCCATAGGAGTTGATTCTCACTTGCACAACCCCATGTATTTCTTCCTAACCAACCTCTCCTTGCTGGACATCTTCTGTCCCACAGCCACGGTGCCTAAGATGCTGGAGAACCTGCTGTCAGAGAACAATGTCATTTCCTTTGTCGGCTGCATTCTGCAACTCTACTTCCTAGTAGCCTTGGCAGGGACTGAAGTCTTTCTCTTGGCTGTCATGGCATATGATCGCTATGTGGCGATCTGTAACCCCTTGCGATACACAGTCATCATGAGCAAGAAGCTCTGTCTTCAGATGGTTGCGGGCACCTGGATCACTGGGTTCCTCAACTCCTTGCTCCATACTGTGCTGACCTTCATCCTACCTTATTGCAAATCCAATAGAGTCAATCAGTATTATTGTGACATCCCACCCGTCCTTGCTCTCTCCTGTGCTTCGACCTACTTGGCTGAGATGGTTGTTCTTGTGGTTGGGGGTATTTTTGGAGTGGGGTCTTTCCTGGTCACATTGGTCTCCTATGTCTACATCATCTCTACCATCCTTAGGATTCGTTCTGCTGAGGGGAAGCGCAAAGCCTTCTCGACCTGCGCCTCTCACCTCATGGTGGTGAGCCTCTTCTATGGGACCACCATCTTCACTTACATACGTCCTTCTTCCAGCCACCATCCGGACCAGGATAGGCTGGTGAGCATGTTGTATGGGGTAATTACTCCCATGTTGAACCCCTTGATCTACAGCCTTAGGAACAAAGAAGTGAAGGGAGCCTTGAAAAGGGTCACAGGGGTTTTGAATCCTTTGCATTGTGGGACCAGTTTCTTTCAGAGCCCagtttttacctttaaagccatacATAACCTGGGCTTGT